The following proteins are encoded in a genomic region of Flammeovirga pectinis:
- the ligA gene encoding NAD-dependent DNA ligase LigA translates to MTLEKAKERVDILSTKLHDLNKRYYVDGVQDISDQEFDLMMHELQELEVEFPTLLKTTSPTQRVGGEPTKNFKTVAHESPMLSLSNTYNKEDLIEFNDRILKDLNTQVDYVCELKYDGVAISLIYEHGALIQAVTRGDGIQGDDVTVNARTIRSLPLQLVGDYPERFEVRGEVFMSKQSFEENNKRIELENIDRIANNKKAQILLANPRNACAGALKQQDPKKVAERKLDVYIYGIVGQVETITTHFDGLNRLKEWGFNLPNTFEKVTSIDEVWTFIEKWGKNRHDLPLETDGVVIKVDSEEFHKKLGATAKSPRWAIAYKYKAEAAKTLLKSVTYQVGRTGAITPVANLEAVQLAGTTVRRASLHNANEIARLDLHINDKVYVEKGGEIIPKITGVDVSDREKDAQPLEFITNCPACNSVLERQEGEAQHYCLNITSCPPQVKGRIQHFVARKAMNIDSIGGETIDQLIEKGLIANVADFYDLTAEALSDKMERFKDKSIENLLNGVIASKNIPYERVLFALGIRHVGSTIAEKLSEVFKNIDALLSATEEQIAEVYEVGGQIAKSIINFKEAPENLFLIDRLKAAGLQFEVVEKETVGTLEDKLFVCTGTFEIFSRNEMHDLIKEHGGKVRTSISAKIDYLVAGEKAGSKLKKAEKLGVTVLTEEEFKNLIEG, encoded by the coding sequence ATGACTTTAGAAAAAGCTAAGGAACGTGTTGATATATTATCAACAAAACTTCACGATTTAAATAAAAGATATTATGTAGATGGTGTTCAGGATATTTCAGATCAAGAATTTGATTTGATGATGCATGAACTTCAAGAATTAGAAGTGGAATTCCCCACACTTTTAAAAACAACATCTCCAACACAAAGAGTAGGTGGCGAACCAACAAAAAACTTTAAAACAGTTGCACATGAGTCCCCAATGTTATCCTTATCAAATACTTATAATAAAGAGGACTTGATAGAGTTTAATGATAGAATATTAAAAGACCTTAATACACAAGTAGATTATGTTTGTGAATTAAAATATGATGGTGTGGCTATCAGTTTAATTTATGAACATGGAGCACTAATTCAAGCCGTTACAAGAGGTGATGGTATACAAGGTGATGATGTTACTGTAAACGCTAGAACAATTCGATCTCTACCTTTACAATTAGTAGGTGATTATCCTGAAAGGTTCGAAGTTCGTGGAGAAGTTTTTATGAGTAAACAATCGTTTGAAGAAAATAATAAACGAATTGAGCTCGAAAATATAGATCGAATTGCTAATAATAAAAAAGCTCAAATTTTATTGGCAAACCCAAGGAATGCTTGTGCAGGTGCGTTAAAACAACAAGACCCTAAAAAGGTAGCAGAAAGGAAATTAGATGTGTATATCTACGGGATAGTAGGTCAAGTAGAAACTATTACGACTCATTTTGATGGACTTAATAGATTAAAAGAATGGGGTTTTAACCTCCCAAATACTTTTGAGAAAGTAACATCAATAGATGAGGTATGGACATTTATTGAAAAATGGGGTAAAAATCGACATGACTTACCATTAGAAACCGATGGTGTAGTAATAAAAGTGGATAGTGAAGAATTCCACAAGAAATTAGGTGCTACTGCTAAAAGTCCTCGATGGGCTATTGCGTATAAATACAAAGCAGAGGCAGCAAAAACCTTATTAAAGTCTGTGACTTATCAAGTGGGTAGAACAGGTGCTATAACACCAGTAGCGAACCTAGAGGCGGTACAATTGGCTGGCACTACAGTTAGAAGAGCTTCCCTTCATAATGCTAACGAAATAGCACGATTAGACTTACATATTAATGATAAAGTGTATGTTGAGAAGGGAGGGGAGATCATTCCTAAAATTACAGGAGTAGATGTTAGTGATAGAGAAAAAGATGCACAACCTTTAGAATTTATAACGAACTGCCCTGCATGTAATTCTGTTTTAGAAAGACAGGAAGGAGAAGCACAACACTATTGCTTAAATATAACAAGTTGTCCTCCACAAGTAAAAGGTAGAATACAACATTTTGTAGCCAGAAAAGCTATGAATATTGACTCTATTGGTGGAGAAACAATAGACCAGTTAATAGAAAAAGGACTTATTGCCAATGTTGCTGATTTTTATGATTTAACAGCAGAAGCTTTAAGTGATAAAATGGAACGTTTTAAAGACAAATCAATTGAAAATCTACTAAACGGTGTAATTGCTTCTAAAAACATTCCTTATGAGAGAGTATTATTTGCTTTAGGAATTAGACACGTTGGAAGTACTATAGCAGAAAAATTATCAGAAGTATTTAAAAATATTGATGCTTTGTTATCAGCTACCGAAGAGCAGATTGCCGAAGTTTATGAAGTAGGAGGTCAAATAGCTAAAAGTATAATCAATTTTAAAGAGGCTCCAGAAAACCTATTTTTAATAGATAGACTTAAAGCCGCTGGCTTACAATTTGAGGTAGTTGAGAAAGAAACAGTTGGTACACTAGAAGACAAACTTTTTGTATGTACTGGAACATTCGAAATCTTTAGTAGAAACGAAATGCATGATCTTATTAAAGAACATGGTGGAAAGGTTAGAACATCTATCTCTGCTAAAATAGATTATCTCGTAGCTGGAGAAAAAGCGGGTTCAAAACTTAAAAAAGCAGAAAAGCTTGGAGTAACTGTTTTAACAGAAGAAGAATTTAAAAACTTAATTGAAGGATAA
- a CDS encoding DUF6913 domain-containing protein: MLDLFKNKLLNYKLNKVDKSNNIIHNNKLPLKDSSSVGLLLYIKDAERLQSILNEMRIIDKILPKNVKNIDIIFISETSKNQFDIPFNCKVIPLSKIDWNKNDIQSDIQRFINNKFDYLFTFSFNISKILDRFAQQSYATCRVALGEHQDVESYEMKLMYDQISFTERIRAAVEILNRM, translated from the coding sequence ATGTTAGACTTATTTAAAAACAAGCTGTTAAATTATAAGCTTAACAAAGTTGATAAGAGTAATAATATTATCCATAATAATAAGTTACCTCTTAAGGATTCTTCATCCGTTGGTCTACTTCTTTACATAAAAGATGCAGAAAGACTACAAAGTATTTTAAATGAGATGAGAATTATCGATAAAATTTTACCTAAAAATGTGAAAAATATTGATATTATATTTATTTCAGAAACTTCAAAAAATCAATTTGATATTCCGTTCAATTGTAAAGTAATTCCTTTATCTAAAATTGATTGGAATAAGAATGATATTCAAAGTGATATACAAAGGTTCATTAATAATAAATTTGATTACCTTTTCACATTTTCATTTAATATCTCAAAGATTTTAGATCGTTTTGCTCAGCAATCTTACGCTACTTGTAGAGTGGCACTAGGGGAGCATCAAGATGTAGAATCTTATGAAATGAAATTGATGTACGATCAAATTTCTTTTACTGAAAGGATAAGGGCAGCAGTCGAAATATTAAATAGGATGTAA
- a CDS encoding histone H1, translated as MDKFTELKELIQQTEEDAQKFYNSKVAAAGTRVRKNMQDIKKLAQDIRLEIQDIKNQD; from the coding sequence ATGGACAAATTCACAGAACTTAAGGAGCTTATTCAGCAAACTGAAGAAGACGCACAGAAATTCTACAACAGCAAAGTTGCTGCGGCTGGAACTCGAGTAAGAAAGAACATGCAAGACATCAAAAAACTTGCTCAAGATATCCGTCTTGAAATCCAAGATATCAAAAACCAAGATTAA
- a CDS encoding aminotransferase class I/II-fold pyridoxal phosphate-dependent enzyme, with protein MDLFEKLLQDRGPLGSHSKMAHGYYAFPKLEGEIAPTMTFRGKEVLTWSLNNYLGLANHPEVRKADADAAAEYGLAYPMGARMMSGNSNLIEEFEQEISSFVGKEDTMVLNFGYQGIMSVIDALLDRKDVVVYDSECHACIIDGLRMHVGKRFVFPHNDITSCEKQLQRATKLVEETGGAILVITEGVFGMLGDQGRLKEIADLKGKYSFRMLVDDAHGFGTLGKTGAGAGEEQGCQDEIDIYFSTFAKSMASVGAFISSDEQVIEYLRYNTRSQIFAKTLPMPLVKGNLKRLELLRTMPELKDKLWEVATNLQDGLKANGFDIGKTDTPVTPVFLQGGQNEAVNMIMDLRENYNIFCSVVVYPVVPKGVIMLRLIPTSSHTLEHVAVTITAFKAVKHKLESGEYANAEPQIFS; from the coding sequence GTGGATTTATTTGAAAAACTTCTTCAAGATAGAGGACCATTAGGGTCTCACTCTAAAATGGCACATGGATACTATGCATTCCCTAAACTTGAAGGAGAAATTGCTCCAACCATGACATTTAGAGGCAAGGAAGTATTAACATGGAGTTTAAATAACTATTTAGGATTAGCAAATCATCCTGAAGTTAGAAAAGCTGATGCTGATGCTGCTGCTGAATACGGTTTAGCTTACCCAATGGGAGCTCGTATGATGTCAGGTAATTCAAACCTAATAGAGGAGTTCGAACAAGAAATTAGTTCATTTGTAGGCAAAGAAGATACAATGGTTTTAAACTTCGGTTACCAAGGTATTATGTCTGTAATTGATGCTTTACTTGATAGAAAGGATGTTGTTGTTTACGATTCTGAATGTCACGCTTGTATTATTGATGGATTAAGAATGCATGTCGGTAAAAGATTTGTATTCCCTCATAATGATATTACTAGCTGTGAAAAGCAATTACAAAGAGCTACAAAATTAGTTGAAGAAACTGGTGGAGCTATCCTAGTAATTACTGAAGGTGTATTCGGTATGTTAGGTGATCAAGGTAGATTAAAAGAAATTGCAGACCTAAAAGGTAAATACAGTTTCCGTATGTTAGTTGATGACGCACACGGATTTGGTACTTTAGGTAAAACTGGTGCTGGTGCTGGTGAAGAGCAGGGATGTCAAGACGAAATTGATATTTACTTCTCTACATTTGCTAAATCAATGGCCTCAGTTGGTGCATTTATCTCTTCTGATGAACAAGTAATTGAATATCTTAGATATAATACACGTTCTCAGATTTTTGCGAAAACTTTACCAATGCCATTAGTTAAAGGTAACTTGAAGCGTTTAGAATTGCTTCGTACAATGCCTGAGCTGAAAGATAAGCTATGGGAAGTTGCTACTAATTTGCAAGATGGTTTAAAGGCAAATGGTTTTGATATTGGTAAAACTGATACACCTGTTACTCCTGTATTCTTACAAGGTGGACAGAATGAAGCAGTGAATATGATTATGGACTTAAGAGAAAATTATAATATTTTCTGTTCAGTAGTTGTATATCCTGTAGTTCCTAAAGGTGTTATTATGTTAAGATTGATTCCTACTTCATCTCATACTTTAGAGCATGTTGCAGTTACAATCACTGCATTCAAAGCTGTAAAACATAAATTGGAATCTGGTGAGTATGCAAATGCAGAACCTCAGATCTTCTCTTAA
- a CDS encoding DUF6588 family protein, with protein sequence MKYVYTSILFLLVANFCSAQDILSIFATKGPNAQQSSLELFKRYTNPLAESYSWAISMGWNHTARPHRPIGFDISIGTAAVLIPDNKLTYSVDGIDGVRIISGNPQVPTFFGSNTASSVIGVKNDDGTESIIPATRGVNLSAAPLPFFKFGLGVFKNTELMGRIFPKLEYNGMEIKMWGVGIKHNIIQWFYREKSPFDLSVFAGYTQADGLYPLEQSMVAPVTNPGNMLFTTRGGDFEAILSKTFPLVTFYISSGFAYSKNNLQLVGDYTLLYNKEESLNIPPNGVTEEYELKAWKFGGGIMLKFGLVFINGDYSYSEYHLISTGLGLTLK encoded by the coding sequence TTGAAATACGTATATACTTCAATACTCTTTTTACTTGTTGCCAACTTTTGTTCGGCACAAGATATATTATCAATTTTTGCAACTAAAGGGCCCAATGCACAACAATCTAGTTTAGAATTGTTCAAAAGGTATACAAACCCTTTAGCTGAAAGTTACTCATGGGCAATCAGTATGGGTTGGAATCATACTGCTCGACCTCACAGACCAATTGGTTTTGATATTAGTATCGGTACTGCTGCTGTATTAATACCAGACAATAAATTAACGTATTCAGTAGATGGAATAGACGGTGTACGAATTATTTCAGGTAACCCTCAGGTGCCTACATTTTTTGGGTCTAATACTGCTTCTTCAGTAATTGGAGTTAAAAATGATGATGGTACAGAATCAATAATTCCTGCAACTAGAGGAGTTAATTTATCTGCAGCCCCTCTCCCATTTTTTAAATTTGGACTAGGTGTTTTTAAGAACACAGAACTAATGGGACGTATCTTTCCGAAGCTGGAATACAATGGTATGGAAATAAAAATGTGGGGTGTAGGTATAAAGCACAACATTATACAATGGTTTTATAGAGAAAAATCTCCTTTTGATTTAAGTGTTTTTGCAGGTTATACGCAAGCTGATGGATTGTATCCTTTAGAACAAAGTATGGTTGCTCCAGTTACAAACCCTGGAAATATGCTCTTTACTACACGCGGTGGAGACTTTGAAGCTATACTATCTAAAACATTCCCTTTAGTTACTTTTTATATCTCTTCAGGGTTTGCATATAGTAAAAACAATCTTCAGTTAGTAGGTGATTATACTTTACTATATAATAAGGAAGAATCACTTAATATCCCTCCTAATGGAGTTACAGAAGAATATGAGTTAAAAGCATGGAAATTTGGCGGTGGAATTATGCTTAAGTTTGGCTTGGTATTCATAAATGGGGATTATAGCTATTCAGAATACCATCTAATTTCTACAGGATTGGGCTTAACTTTAAAATAA
- the rlmD gene encoding 23S rRNA (uracil(1939)-C(5))-methyltransferase RlmD, producing MARKRKNIVLEKVTIIDVGSEGKAIAKTEDNMTVFVTGAVTGDVCDLQVTKKRKTYMEARPIKFYEYSDKRAEPFCEHFGVCGGCKWQMLDYKWQLHYKQKQVVDQLTRIGKIELPEIESILGSDQTREYRNKMDFTFTSNRWLTKEQMENEDPSIEKRGLGLHLPGMWNKVLHLNDCYLQNKPSDEIRKEAYQFVLDNDLAAFNHYDENGLLRNLIIRTSSTKDLMVMVQFHDNNQEQIDLFMENLKVKFPQITSLLYVINQKKNDSYHDLDFKVYSGLPYIEEEMEGLKFRVGPKSFYQTNSEQAYNLYKVAREFADLTGEERVYDLYTGTGTIAQFVSSKAKEVIGIEYVEDAIKDAKINSELNSIDNCKFFAGDMKDILTKNFIQKHGEPDVIITDPPRAGMHESVINQILEVEPKKIVYVSCNPATQARDLALLDPKYKVTRVMPVDMFPQTYHVENVVALELK from the coding sequence ATGGCAAGAAAAAGGAAAAACATTGTGTTAGAGAAAGTAACGATCATAGATGTTGGAAGTGAAGGCAAAGCGATTGCTAAAACGGAAGATAATATGACTGTTTTTGTTACAGGTGCAGTAACCGGAGATGTATGTGATCTTCAAGTAACAAAGAAGAGAAAAACATATATGGAAGCTCGTCCTATCAAGTTTTATGAATATTCTGATAAAAGAGCGGAACCTTTCTGTGAGCATTTTGGTGTATGTGGCGGATGTAAATGGCAAATGCTAGATTATAAATGGCAATTGCATTACAAACAAAAGCAAGTAGTAGATCAGTTAACTCGTATTGGTAAGATTGAACTGCCTGAAATTGAAAGTATTTTAGGTTCTGATCAAACAAGAGAGTATAGAAATAAAATGGACTTTACGTTTACATCAAATAGATGGCTAACTAAAGAACAGATGGAAAATGAAGACCCTTCTATAGAAAAGAGAGGTTTAGGTTTACATTTACCAGGAATGTGGAATAAAGTTCTTCATTTAAATGATTGCTATTTACAAAATAAGCCTTCAGATGAGATTCGTAAAGAAGCGTATCAATTTGTTTTAGATAATGATTTAGCTGCTTTTAATCATTATGATGAAAATGGCCTATTAAGAAACTTAATTATCAGAACATCTTCTACAAAAGATTTAATGGTAATGGTTCAGTTCCATGATAATAATCAAGAACAGATTGATTTATTCATGGAAAATTTGAAAGTAAAATTTCCTCAAATCACATCTTTACTATATGTAATTAATCAGAAGAAAAATGATAGCTACCATGATTTAGATTTTAAGGTATACAGTGGTCTACCTTATATCGAAGAAGAAATGGAAGGTTTAAAGTTCCGTGTAGGTCCTAAATCATTTTATCAAACAAATTCTGAACAAGCATATAATCTTTATAAGGTTGCTCGTGAATTTGCCGATTTAACTGGAGAAGAAAGAGTATATGATTTATATACTGGTACAGGTACAATTGCACAGTTTGTTTCTAGTAAAGCTAAAGAAGTAATTGGCATCGAGTACGTTGAAGATGCAATTAAAGATGCTAAAATTAATTCTGAATTAAATAGTATTGATAATTGTAAATTCTTTGCTGGAGATATGAAAGACATCTTAACAAAGAACTTTATTCAAAAACATGGCGAACCTGATGTTATAATTACTGATCCTCCAAGAGCAGGAATGCATGAATCAGTGATTAATCAGATTCTTGAAGTTGAACCTAAGAAAATTGTCTATGTAAGTTGTAACCCAGCTACACAAGCAAGAGACTTAGCTCTTTTAGATCCTAAATATAAAGTTACAAGAGTAATGCCTGTTGATATGTTCCCACAAACGTATCATGTGGAAAATGTTGTAGCATTAGAATTGAAATAA
- the folK gene encoding 2-amino-4-hydroxy-6-hydroxymethyldihydropteridine diphosphokinase, which translates to MTNQIVLLLGANLGDKLATLNNAVREIHDSVGEIVKSSKIYETAAWGKEDQPSYYNQVVVCKSNLSSKDLILLTQEIENKLGRVRKEKWGARIIDIDILFYSNEIISTDNLNVPHPWLHKRRFTLEPLTEILPNFIHPILNQSCSDLLLQCDDPLPVKKLMVEASIK; encoded by the coding sequence ATGACAAATCAAATAGTGCTTTTATTAGGAGCTAATTTAGGAGACAAATTAGCTACACTAAATAATGCTGTACGAGAGATTCATGATAGTGTTGGTGAAATTGTAAAAAGCTCTAAAATTTATGAGACAGCTGCGTGGGGAAAGGAAGATCAACCTTCTTATTATAATCAAGTAGTGGTTTGTAAATCAAATTTATCGAGTAAGGATTTAATACTTCTTACTCAAGAAATAGAAAATAAATTAGGTAGGGTCCGTAAGGAAAAATGGGGAGCTAGAATTATTGATATTGATATACTTTTTTATTCAAATGAAATAATTTCTACTGATAATCTGAATGTTCCACACCCGTGGTTACATAAACGTAGATTTACATTAGAACCATTAACAGAAATTTTACCAAACTTTATTCATCCAATTTTAAATCAATCCTGCAGTGATTTACTTTTGCAGTGTGATGATCCATTACCAGTAAAAAAGTTAATGGTAGAAGCATCTATTAAATAA
- the tamL gene encoding translocation and assembly module lipoprotein TamL, giving the protein MIKQQRYILLLLTLFLAGCVSYKDLEEDRSLLVKQRLEGVRYSDRSTIESYIRQKPNRTFLGSRVKLPLYFYQKGEKIYIKNYQKDSLKYYDLTEYYETLITVRENELQEQIDENNEILDSLYKKDIYTSYKAIHKLEKRSIRDSLSGIRKLRKIKSKSITKTEKLQLRVEKGNWLMRSAGEAPSYFDSTDTKSTSQIIQRALITKGFLNATTTFEYDTINDLKYPFIREVYKVDEGIQWKINDVKYKVSDREVYNVILSNNKKNKLKKHTKYSEIKIQNERTRITKLLKNSGYFDFSSSYIHFEVDTNKVHGKVDVLVFLDPPNTGDKHTKYFVKDITVETDPNNKKDETDSLEYKKVQYYQHGKHYKPKILDGKISIAEGEPYKEALSTDTRQFLSQMDAFKFVNIEYLKAGGDSLNAMIYASSFNKYQYAFETGLNVSRSLPGPFASLSLKSRNIFRGAESLEFRGRFSLEAQASVTETTNELYNGTEYGFSTILKIPRPLIPFANKLDKTFYVRTAKTKILSDIAYVSRPEYTRFNVKGLFGYEWRNRKEDLFELSVADLNIVNTPYLSNSFRVRLQQLAEQGNTLHYSFDNSFVSSMHLSVSRMRGDYITSSSKSTYVKLFGELGGNALDVVNSMTGSEPGSIYGLRYYKFFKIYSDLRRIIPIGEKKKHFFASRAHVGIAKSYGEVDALPYEKYFFSGGGNSNRAWRPRRLGPGSYTPPQNSNGTFDYSYEQPGDIIIELNAEWRYKISRLFQWALFIDASNVWLIEEDNTRPGGNFEFNRFWKEFGVGAGIGARMDFSFLLVRFDIGTKIYDPARKEGDRFVAGYNFLGKGTTEFNIGIGYPF; this is encoded by the coding sequence TTGATTAAACAGCAACGCTACATACTGTTGTTATTAACTTTGTTTCTTGCAGGTTGTGTTTCTTATAAAGACCTAGAAGAAGACAGAAGTTTATTAGTTAAGCAAAGACTAGAAGGTGTTAGATACAGTGATAGATCTACGATTGAATCCTATATTCGTCAAAAACCAAATCGAACTTTTCTTGGCTCAAGAGTTAAACTCCCACTGTATTTTTATCAGAAAGGAGAGAAGATATATATTAAAAATTATCAAAAAGATAGTTTAAAATATTACGATCTCACAGAGTATTACGAAACACTAATTACTGTTAGAGAAAATGAACTTCAAGAACAAATTGATGAAAACAATGAAATATTAGATTCATTGTATAAAAAGGATATTTATACTTCTTACAAAGCGATTCATAAGTTAGAAAAAAGAAGTATTAGAGATTCATTGTCTGGTATTAGAAAACTGAGAAAGATTAAATCTAAATCAATTACTAAAACGGAAAAACTACAATTAAGAGTAGAAAAAGGTAATTGGTTAATGCGTTCTGCAGGTGAAGCACCTTCTTATTTTGATTCAACAGATACAAAAAGCACAAGTCAGATTATTCAAAGGGCATTAATTACCAAAGGTTTTTTAAATGCGACAACTACTTTTGAATATGATACGATCAATGATCTGAAATACCCTTTTATTAGAGAGGTTTACAAGGTTGATGAGGGTATACAATGGAAAATAAATGATGTAAAATACAAAGTATCTGATCGTGAGGTTTACAATGTAATTTTATCAAATAATAAAAAAAATAAACTAAAGAAACACACCAAATATTCTGAAATTAAAATTCAGAATGAGCGTACTAGAATAACTAAACTCCTTAAGAACTCAGGTTATTTTGATTTTTCATCTTCATATATCCATTTCGAAGTTGATACAAATAAAGTACATGGAAAAGTAGATGTTTTGGTATTTCTAGATCCACCCAACACAGGAGATAAGCATACGAAATACTTTGTAAAAGATATTACGGTAGAAACGGATCCTAACAATAAAAAGGATGAAACGGATTCATTGGAATATAAAAAAGTACAGTATTACCAACACGGAAAACATTATAAACCAAAGATTCTTGATGGTAAAATATCTATTGCAGAAGGTGAACCTTATAAAGAAGCTTTAAGCACTGACACTAGACAGTTTTTAAGTCAGATGGATGCTTTTAAATTCGTAAACATTGAATACCTAAAAGCAGGAGGTGACTCACTAAATGCAATGATTTATGCTAGTTCATTCAATAAATACCAATATGCATTCGAAACTGGTTTAAATGTAAGTAGATCATTACCCGGACCTTTTGCGAGTTTATCTCTTAAATCTAGAAATATATTTAGAGGCGCTGAATCTTTAGAATTTAGAGGTCGATTTTCTTTAGAAGCACAAGCAAGTGTTACAGAAACAACAAACGAATTATATAATGGTACAGAGTATGGCTTTAGTACAATCTTAAAAATACCTCGACCTTTAATCCCTTTTGCTAATAAATTAGATAAGACATTTTATGTTAGAACAGCTAAAACAAAAATACTATCTGATATTGCTTATGTAAGTAGACCAGAATATACACGTTTTAATGTAAAAGGACTTTTTGGTTATGAATGGAGGAATAGAAAAGAAGATTTATTCGAACTTTCTGTAGCGGATTTAAACATTGTGAACACTCCATATTTAAGTAATAGTTTTAGAGTAAGGTTACAACAATTAGCGGAACAAGGAAATACATTACATTACTCTTTTGACAATTCTTTTGTTTCTAGTATGCATCTAAGTGTTTCTAGAATGAGAGGAGATTATATTACAAGTTCTTCTAAATCTACTTATGTAAAACTTTTTGGTGAATTAGGAGGAAATGCACTAGATGTTGTCAATTCTATGACCGGAAGTGAGCCGGGTTCTATCTATGGGCTTAGATATTATAAGTTCTTTAAAATTTATTCTGATTTAAGACGTATTATTCCGATAGGAGAAAAGAAAAAACACTTCTTTGCCTCTAGAGCTCATGTAGGAATTGCTAAATCTTATGGTGAGGTAGATGCATTACCATATGAAAAATATTTCTTTTCTGGTGGAGGTAACAGTAATAGAGCATGGAGACCTAGGCGTTTAGGGCCTGGATCTTATACACCACCTCAGAATTCTAATGGAACATTTGATTATAGCTACGAACAACCAGGTGATATTATTATAGAATTAAATGCTGAGTGGCGTTACAAAATATCAAGATTATTCCAATGGGCATTATTTATTGATGCTTCTAATGTTTGGTTAATAGAAGAGGATAATACACGACCAGGAGGGAATTTTGAATTTAATCGTTTTTGGAAAGAATTTGGTGTTGGAGCTGGAATAGGTGCTCGAATGGACTTTTCATTTTTACTTGTCCGTTTTGATATTGGTACAAAAATATATGATCCAGCAAGAAAAGAAGGGGATAGATTTGTTGCAGGATATAATTTTTTAGGAAAAGGCACAACAGAATTTAATATAGGCATCGGGTATCCATTCTAA
- a CDS encoding M48 family metallopeptidase: MTSKELKLKKVHFTDINSSTWEHPADKLALKTVKSLKGFDTILKFIFSKTTEKSLRLMTLASAVRVNENQFPKVYELLKETCQIFDIEELPELYISQNPILNAGVIGVDKPFIVLNSSTLDAFNDDELQSVIAHEIGHILSGHSLYRTLLQILLKISIFDFGVPLGGAAIMGIIMALKEWERKSELSADRAGLLAVQDPEKCIHTLMKIAGGSQIDQMQLGEFIKQAEEYHEISGVIDTTHKFLNTILQTHPFPVTRVQELLKWVQSGEYDTIINGEHITNKALTNDPYFTKEYKDDFKKVTEPIVETAKDATDYVKEFLNNL, from the coding sequence ATGACTTCTAAAGAATTAAAACTAAAAAAAGTTCACTTTACTGATATCAACTCAAGTACTTGGGAACATCCTGCCGACAAACTAGCATTAAAAACTGTAAAAAGCCTTAAGGGGTTTGATACAATCCTTAAGTTTATCTTTAGCAAAACAACAGAGAAATCTCTTAGATTAATGACTCTAGCTTCTGCTGTAAGGGTAAATGAAAATCAGTTTCCAAAAGTGTACGAACTTTTAAAAGAAACTTGCCAAATTTTTGATATTGAAGAATTACCAGAATTATATATATCTCAAAATCCAATCCTTAATGCGGGTGTAATTGGTGTTGACAAACCTTTTATTGTTCTTAATTCTAGTACACTAGATGCATTTAATGATGACGAACTGCAATCTGTTATAGCACACGAAATTGGTCATATTTTAAGTGGGCATTCTTTGTATAGGACACTCCTTCAAATTCTATTAAAAATATCTATTTTTGATTTTGGTGTTCCTCTTGGAGGAGCTGCAATTATGGGTATTATTATGGCCTTAAAAGAATGGGAAAGAAAAAGTGAATTATCTGCAGATAGAGCAGGTTTACTTGCTGTTCAAGATCCAGAAAAATGTATTCATACTTTAATGAAGATAGCTGGAGGTAGCCAAATTGATCAAATGCAATTAGGTGAATTCATTAAACAAGCTGAAGAATACCACGAAATATCTGGTGTGATAGATACAACGCACAAGTTCTTAAATACCATTCTTCAAACTCACCCCTTTCCTGTAACTAGAGTACAAGAATTATTAAAATGGGTACAAAGCGGTGAATATGATACCATTATAAACGGAGAGCATATCACAAATAAAGCATTGACAAATGATCCGTATTTTACAAAAGAATATAAAGATGATTTTAAAAAAGTAACAGAGCCAATTGTGGAAACTGCAAAAGATGCTACTGATTATGTTAAAGAGTTTTTGAATAATCTCTAA